The Tistrella bauzanensis DNA window CCGGGCATATAGGGGCCGATGACGATCGCCAGCCCCACCCACAGCGCCGCGAGTGCGCTGGCCGCGGCTGGACGCAGCCACAGGGTCTCACGCAGCCGGGTCCAGGTCCGCAACAGGCTGCCGCGCATCATCCAACAGGCTCTCCGGCGGTGGCGACCGGCTGCCCGTCATGGCCGGGCACGGCGGCGATGTCGCATGGATACAGCCTGACCGGCTGGCCGCGCGCTGCCGGTGCAAGTCCGTCCAGCCCGTCGCAGACGCCGCCGGCCACACAGATCCGGTGCGGTGGCGTGTTGGTGGAATTGGCGAGGGTCAGGGCGTCGAGCGGACCGATCGCCGGGGTGTAGACCCAGTGCCCGTCGATCAGGCGGGCATCATCGGGCGGTTCCATGCCGGCGCCGCTGCCCGAGATGCGTGCCTCACCGGCATGAAGCAGATGATCGTTGCCGATCGACCAGGCCTCCTGCCAGAGGACGCGTTCAACGGAATGGGTCCAGGACAGGGTGAAGTCGGTAACGGGCAGGCGGGCGAGCGGCGGCCCGCCCTGGGCCAGGGCGATGCACAGACCGAGGGCAGTGGCTGCCGCCGCCCCGGCCATGATCAACCCGCCATCCGCAGCGTGCGCCGGCGGCGGATCAGGTGCTGGGCGATCACGATCGCGGCCAGCCCCAGGCCCAACTCGTCGGTCAGCGGCAGCGCCGCCACCAGCAGGAAGGCCGCGATCATGGCGGCGATCCGTTCCCACCATGCCAGCCGGCCGGCCAGGAAGCCGATGCTGGCGGCACCCCACAGGCCCATAGACACCAGCGCCTTGAGCACGATGAAGCCGACGGCGGGCCAGTAACCGATCGACTGGGCCAGCGGGCCGCCATCCTGCAGCATCAGCGCCGGGGTATAGACCGCCATGAACGGCACCACGAAGCCGGCGATCGCGATCCTGAGGCAGTTGACCCCGATCTTGAGCCCCGAAGCCTTGGCGATCGGCGAGGCCGCGAAGGCAGCCAGGGCCACCGGCGGCGTCAGATCGGCCATGATGCCGAAATAGAACACGAACATATGGCTGACGATCAGTGGCACGCCCAGCTCCAGCAAGGCGGGGCCGACCAGCGACGAGGTGATGATGTAATTGGGAATGGTGGGAATGCCCATGCCCAGCACCAGGCAGGTGAACATGGTCAGCACCAGCGACAGGAACAGGCTCTGGTCGCCGACATCAATGATCACGCGCGCGAAATTGGTTGCGAGCCCGGTCAGGGTCATGACGCCGATGATGGTGCCGACCAGCGCGCAGGCGATGCCCACGCCAAGGGCGTTGCGCGCGCCATCGGCCAGCGCATCGACCATCATGGTCAGGGTGGGTCTTGAGCCGCGCATCACGAAGCAGACGACGACCAGCACCAGGATGA harbors:
- a CDS encoding DUF1850 domain-containing protein — translated: MAGAAAATALGLCIALAQGGPPLARLPVTDFTLSWTHSVERVLWQEAWSIGNDHLLHAGEARISGSGAGMEPPDDARLIDGHWVYTPAIGPLDALTLANSTNTPPHRICVAGGVCDGLDGLAPAARGQPVRLYPCDIAAVPGHDGQPVATAGEPVG